In a genomic window of Spirosoma agri:
- a CDS encoding phytanoyl-CoA dioxygenase family protein, which yields METQHTMAQTMIPDNAHKDIPGNPSTATSSKLSLNDRANGAPLRVLSEEDWQFWIENGYVIIKQAVPKENAERLANLLWEFEEKDPANPETWYAPARAEMKMKELTNSGMVELYNHQYEWDNRQYQRVYDAFVDIWGTEKLWVTIDRANLNFPVRPGHEFKGFIHWDYDPETNPQNVQGVLALADQTDENMGGFQCIPELYRTYDTWKLTQPSDRDHFKPDTTGFELVKVKLEAGDLLIFNSTQPHGIRPNRSTDKVRIAQYISMMPAQEENEALRQWRVTSWRERQAPEGYAFPGDPRHWEKTRYQTAQLSELGEKLLGLKRW from the coding sequence ATGGAAACCCAACACACAATGGCCCAGACAATGATTCCGGATAATGCGCATAAGGACATTCCAGGCAATCCATCAACCGCCACCAGCAGTAAACTCAGTCTTAATGATCGCGCCAACGGAGCACCTTTGCGCGTGTTGTCGGAAGAAGACTGGCAATTCTGGATTGAGAATGGCTACGTCATCATCAAGCAGGCGGTGCCCAAAGAAAATGCGGAGCGACTCGCCAACCTTCTCTGGGAGTTTGAAGAAAAAGACCCCGCCAATCCGGAAACGTGGTATGCGCCCGCCCGTGCCGAAATGAAAATGAAAGAGCTGACCAACAGTGGCATGGTTGAGTTGTATAATCACCAGTACGAATGGGATAACCGGCAGTATCAGCGCGTTTACGATGCGTTCGTCGATATCTGGGGAACGGAAAAACTCTGGGTGACTATCGACCGGGCCAACCTAAATTTTCCGGTCAGGCCGGGCCATGAGTTCAAGGGATTTATCCACTGGGATTACGATCCGGAAACGAATCCCCAGAACGTGCAGGGCGTATTAGCGCTGGCTGATCAGACCGATGAGAACATGGGTGGTTTCCAGTGCATTCCGGAGTTGTATCGCACTTATGATACCTGGAAATTGACGCAACCCTCGGACCGCGATCATTTTAAGCCCGACACAACCGGCTTTGAGCTGGTAAAGGTTAAACTGGAAGCGGGTGATCTGCTAATCTTCAACAGCACGCAACCGCATGGTATTCGTCCCAATCGCTCAACGGATAAGGTTCGGATTGCTCAGTACATTTCCATGATGCCCGCTCAGGAAGAGAACGAAGCCCTTCGCCAGTGGCGCGTTACGTCCTGGAGGGAGAGGCAGGCTCCGGAAGGCTACGCTTTCCCCGGCGACCCACGCCATTGGGAAAAGACCCGATACCAAACCGCCCAATTATCCGAACTCGGAGAAAAATTACTGGGACTTAAGCGGTGGTAG
- a CDS encoding AraC family transcriptional regulator, which yields MKVKKEEIQPDTNSSFRILLTPQLQTVFLWHYHPEYELVYITGASGNRHVGDHISCYEGSDLVFIGPNIPHLNFDYGVKTDHRKVVVQMKADFMGEQFLQIPEFAAIARLFKLACNGVSFFGETKRIVGEQLERLAELPSFERLMTLIAVFQRLAISDEMTLLNEKPVENQYTLKEQQRLSYIHRYIDENFQRKIELTEMAALVNLTEAAFCRYFKKMTRLTFTQFLNQYRINQAQKLLLVGHNVTETCFASGFESVSYFNKTFKKVTGENPMQFKKRHRSL from the coding sequence ATGAAGGTCAAGAAGGAAGAAATACAGCCCGACACGAACAGTTCGTTTCGCATCCTGTTGACGCCCCAGTTGCAGACTGTTTTTCTGTGGCATTATCACCCGGAATACGAATTGGTGTACATCACCGGTGCCAGCGGAAACCGGCATGTGGGCGACCATATTTCCTGTTACGAAGGAAGTGATCTGGTATTTATCGGCCCCAATATTCCGCATCTGAATTTCGATTACGGCGTAAAAACTGATCATCGTAAAGTGGTTGTGCAGATGAAAGCCGACTTTATGGGTGAACAGTTTCTGCAAATTCCGGAGTTTGCGGCCATTGCCCGTCTTTTCAAACTGGCGTGTAACGGTGTCTCCTTCTTCGGCGAAACGAAACGGATTGTGGGTGAGCAGTTGGAACGTTTGGCTGAACTACCTTCTTTTGAGCGGCTTATGACGCTTATTGCTGTCTTTCAACGCTTGGCTATTAGCGATGAGATGACACTGCTGAACGAAAAACCGGTTGAAAATCAGTATACGCTAAAAGAGCAGCAGCGGCTCAGCTATATTCATCGCTACATTGACGAGAATTTCCAGCGTAAAATCGAGTTGACCGAGATGGCGGCCCTGGTTAATCTGACAGAAGCGGCCTTTTGTCGTTATTTCAAAAAGATGACCCGGCTGACGTTTACTCAATTTTTGAATCAATACCGGATCAATCAGGCACAAAAATTACTGCTGGTAGGCCACAATGTAACGGAAACCTGTTTTGCCAGCGGATTTGAGAGTGTATCTTACTTCAATAAAACGTTCAAAAAAGTGACTGGCGAGAACCCTATGCAGTTTAAAAAAAGGCATCGAAGCCTGTAA
- a CDS encoding M23 family metallopeptidase has translation MKIDIISFMRIAGVIAAVLVGGINVASSQVLTGNPSEPTLYNYCQQYQTLYTKIREQSVTPDSARLEFSRIMKGLQERFRSSETIPSDSLQRDSLRRTGTYFSFPIRGYSTSAIGGSRGEGYRGNGFDLFDYTVRGSHPAQDIFIVDRNQDTNDDRTKKPVDILAMTSGLVLAIETDWHPGSDYRGGNWIWVYDPILNGLFYYAHNNQVDVSPGQWVHAGQKLAEMGRSGFNAYKSRSPTHLHLMYLQIQPNGLPQPLNTYQWLLTAKLAK, from the coding sequence GTGAAGATTGATATAATATCGTTCATGCGGATAGCGGGTGTGATAGCGGCTGTGCTTGTGGGAGGAATAAACGTAGCGTCATCGCAGGTACTGACCGGCAACCCGAGCGAACCTACGCTCTACAATTACTGCCAGCAGTATCAGACCCTCTATACGAAAATCCGGGAACAGAGCGTCACCCCTGACTCGGCCCGACTCGAATTCAGCCGTATTATGAAAGGCTTGCAGGAGCGATTCCGCAGCTCAGAAACGATTCCCTCCGATAGTCTCCAACGAGACAGTCTGCGTCGAACCGGCACCTATTTTTCGTTTCCGATACGGGGGTACTCGACCAGTGCTATTGGCGGATCGCGCGGGGAAGGCTACCGGGGCAACGGTTTTGATCTTTTCGATTATACGGTGCGTGGCAGCCATCCCGCACAAGATATTTTTATCGTTGATCGCAATCAGGATACAAACGATGATCGCACGAAAAAGCCCGTCGATATTCTGGCCATGACGAGCGGACTGGTGTTGGCCATCGAAACGGACTGGCACCCCGGCTCCGACTATCGGGGTGGTAACTGGATCTGGGTGTATGACCCAATTCTGAACGGTCTGTTCTATTACGCGCACAACAACCAGGTCGATGTATCGCCGGGACAATGGGTCCACGCCGGGCAGAAACTGGCTGAAATGGGCCGTTCCGGATTTAATGCCTACAAGTCCCGTTCGCCAACGCACCTGCACCTGATGTACCTTCAGATTCAGCCGAACGGCTTGCCCCAACCGTTGAACACCTATCAATGGCTATTGACCGCAAAACTCGCTAAATGA
- a CDS encoding CCA tRNA nucleotidyltransferase, with protein MNFSDTLHENPIFDSIAREADKLSVQAYVIGGFVRDLVLQRPSKDIDVVCVGSGITLAEAVGKTLQTNVSVFPSFGTAMLRTTHDPNRASGTDWEVEFVGARKESYRSESRKPIVEDGTLEDDQNRRDFTINAMGISLNAPDFGELIDPFDGLKDLKRKLIRTPLDPDITFSDDPLRMMRAIRFAAQLNFDIEPDTFDSIVRMNERINIVSRERVTDELNKIVLAPTPSYGFKLLYHAGLLDRIFPELIALKGVETIEGKGHKDNFYHTLQVLDNIANRTDKSPILSDNELWLRWAALLHDIAKPATKRFDAKVGWTFHGHEDMGARWVPGIFRTMKLPLNEHMRFVQKLVRLHLRPIALTKEQITDSALRRLLFDAGNDLDGLMALCRADITSKNYEKVQKHLRNFDRVERKLLDLEERDKLRSFQPVITGELIMEAFNIPPSKEVGEIKTAIREAILDGVVPNNLDEAFPLLIEEGKKWGLTPVKDLSELRVSALSTEDEKSV; from the coding sequence ATGAATTTCAGCGACACATTACATGAAAACCCAATATTTGACAGTATCGCCCGCGAGGCCGACAAGCTCAGTGTGCAGGCTTATGTGATCGGTGGGTTCGTACGTGACTTAGTGCTACAAAGGCCCTCGAAAGATATTGATGTGGTCTGTGTTGGCAGTGGGATAACACTGGCAGAAGCCGTTGGGAAAACGCTTCAAACGAACGTATCGGTTTTCCCTAGTTTTGGCACGGCGATGCTACGGACAACGCATGATCCGAACCGCGCCAGTGGTACCGATTGGGAAGTCGAGTTCGTTGGCGCTCGCAAAGAATCGTACCGTAGCGAATCGCGGAAACCGATTGTCGAAGATGGCACCCTCGAAGATGATCAGAACCGGCGTGACTTCACCATCAACGCGATGGGCATTAGTCTGAATGCCCCCGATTTTGGCGAGCTTATCGATCCGTTCGACGGCCTGAAAGACCTCAAACGCAAGCTTATTCGCACCCCGCTCGACCCCGACATCACGTTTTCCGATGATCCGTTGCGCATGATGCGGGCTATCCGGTTTGCCGCTCAGCTCAACTTCGACATTGAACCCGACACGTTCGATTCCATCGTGCGCATGAACGAGCGGATCAATATCGTATCGCGCGAGCGGGTAACCGATGAGCTGAACAAAATCGTGCTGGCCCCAACACCGTCCTACGGGTTCAAACTTTTGTACCACGCTGGCTTACTGGATCGTATCTTCCCGGAACTGATCGCGCTCAAAGGTGTTGAAACGATTGAGGGCAAAGGGCATAAGGATAATTTTTACCATACGCTGCAAGTCCTCGATAACATTGCCAACCGGACCGATAAGTCACCCATCTTGAGCGACAACGAGCTTTGGCTCCGCTGGGCGGCCCTGCTGCATGACATCGCGAAACCAGCGACGAAACGCTTCGATGCTAAGGTGGGCTGGACCTTTCACGGTCATGAAGATATGGGAGCCCGCTGGGTTCCGGGTATTTTCCGGACGATGAAATTGCCGCTTAATGAACACATGCGTTTCGTTCAAAAGCTGGTTCGGCTTCATCTGCGCCCTATCGCGCTCACCAAAGAACAGATCACCGACTCAGCATTGCGCAGGCTTCTGTTCGATGCAGGCAACGACCTTGACGGACTTATGGCGCTTTGCCGCGCGGACATCACCTCGAAAAATTACGAGAAGGTACAGAAACACCTGCGCAACTTCGACCGGGTTGAGCGCAAACTCCTTGACTTGGAAGAGCGCGACAAACTGCGCAGTTTTCAGCCGGTCATCACGGGCGAGCTGATCATGGAAGCGTTCAACATCCCGCCATCCAAAGAAGTTGGTGAAATCAAAACCGCCATTCGGGAAGCGATTCTGGACGGCGTCGTACCCAATAACCTCGACGAAGCGTTTCCCCTTCTGATTGAAGAAGGTAAAAAATGGGGATTAACACCTGTAAAAGACTTGTCGGAGTTACGTGTTAGTGCACTATCAACCGAAGATGAAAAATCTGTATAA
- a CDS encoding L-threonylcarbamoyladenylate synthase: MTTNIRDIAYQIRQGQLIALADETGWSVAADPTNDSAVEQLLTLRTVMPAELSPTVVIQNADQLGLYVAKLADIAYDLVEFSEIPLTVIYDQGKNVSTRLWPLATPPLLTGEIAVRRTLNADIQRLIGGFGRGLLTIPFESLTLPAQAAALTKERFGTLPAMPRKTRLMRLGVGGEVSFIRK; encoded by the coding sequence ATGACCACAAACATCCGCGATATCGCTTACCAAATCCGGCAGGGCCAGCTCATTGCACTCGCCGACGAAACGGGCTGGTCTGTAGCCGCCGATCCGACCAATGATTCCGCCGTTGAGCAGCTGCTCACGCTCCGGACAGTCATGCCTGCCGAGCTGTCACCCACTGTTGTCATTCAGAATGCCGATCAGTTGGGGTTATATGTGGCTAAACTGGCTGACATCGCGTATGATCTGGTCGAATTCTCCGAAATTCCACTGACGGTGATTTACGATCAGGGCAAGAATGTATCGACACGGTTGTGGCCACTGGCAACTCCCCCTCTGTTGACGGGCGAAATTGCCGTTCGGCGTACCCTGAATGCCGACATCCAGCGACTCATTGGTGGGTTCGGTCGGGGATTGTTGACGATTCCGTTTGAATCGCTGACCCTCCCAGCTCAGGCAGCAGCCCTTACTAAAGAACGATTTGGCACCTTACCTGCCATGCCCCGAAAAACGCGCCTCATGCGACTAGGCGTTGGTGGCGAGGTGAGTTTTATACGAAAATAG
- a CDS encoding GNAT family N-acetyltransferase gives MMSPVRTARLQLVPIDLPIYEALFVGPPELSQHLSIRVPDVLSEFGMDIFDYTRAKLEVDPSEGPWWLYFFIHRADNALIGVGGYKGKPDENGMVEIGYEIYPDYRGQGLATETARGLIDRAFEHPDVTLVKAHTLAEMSASVRVLEKCGMVFNDAFDDPNDGPVWQWQVKRSYLNRSELALR, from the coding sequence ATGATGTCGCCCGTTCGTACAGCCCGTTTGCAGTTAGTGCCTATTGATCTTCCGATTTACGAAGCTCTTTTTGTGGGTCCTCCCGAACTCAGCCAGCACCTGTCTATCCGCGTGCCCGATGTGCTGAGCGAGTTCGGTATGGACATCTTTGATTACACGCGAGCAAAACTGGAAGTGGACCCGAGCGAAGGACCATGGTGGCTTTATTTTTTCATTCACCGGGCCGATAACGCCTTGATTGGGGTCGGCGGTTATAAGGGCAAGCCGGATGAGAACGGAATGGTTGAGATCGGGTACGAGATTTATCCGGACTACCGGGGCCAGGGTTTAGCGACGGAAACGGCCCGAGGGCTTATCGACCGGGCTTTTGAGCATCCCGACGTAACCCTCGTAAAAGCCCATACGCTCGCCGAAATGAGCGCTTCGGTACGTGTCCTGGAAAAATGTGGTATGGTATTTAATGACGCGTTCGATGACCCGAACGATGGTCCGGTCTGGCAGTGGCAGGTCAAACGGTCTTACCTGAATCGCTCCGAACTGGCTCTCCGATAG